A genomic segment from Sander vitreus isolate 19-12246 chromosome 3, sanVit1, whole genome shotgun sequence encodes:
- the tubd1 gene encoding tubulin delta chain codes for MSIVTVQLGQCGNQVGHELFDIICSDALEGQRKVYSTASCERFFHQTTHGDLVARAVLIDMEPKVINQSISRAAKSGRWRYGESSHFSQKQGSGNNWANGYCVHGPRHSAVVEELVRREVERCDRLAGLMAMMSVAGGTGSGVGTYATQCLRDIYPKSFILNHLTWPYRTGEVIVQNYNSVLTLAHLYQLSDAILVHENDTVHRICSQLLNIKHISFGDVNGVIAHQLGSILQPALTADSHGVYSRNPLGDLVSGLTCHPEYKLLSVCTIPQMPSSSMAYSTFSWPSLLKHLRQMLISNTKMEEGIDWQVCPPAGSERARSFTGPSFNTSLANLLILRGKEVYSAETDGFEDPALHTSWLSSEEAFNLWKSPVPFNKYEKCATLVSNSQALLRPLDNMVGKAWNMFASRAYIHQYVKFGISEEDFLDSFTSLEQVISSYSQLS; via the exons ATGTCCATAGTAACAGTTCAGCTTGGTCAGTGCGGTAACCAGGTGGGTCACGAGCTGTTTGATATCATCTGCAGCGATGCTCTGGAGGGACAGAGGAAAGTGTACAGCACAGCCAGCTGTGAGCGATTCTTCCACCAAACTACACATGGAG ACCTTGTGGCCAGGGCGGTGCTGATTGACATGGAGCCCAAAGTGATCAACCAGAGTATCAGCAGGGCTGCAAAATCTGGCAGGTGGCGGTATGGAGAGTCTTCACACTTCAGCCAGAAGCAGGGCTCTGGGAACAACTGGGCTAATGG GTACTGTGTCCACGGGCCTCGCCACAGTGCCGTGGTGGAGGAGCTGGTGAGGCGAGAGGTAGAGCGCTGTGACAGACTGGCTGGACTCATGGCCATGATGAGTGTGGCGGGGGGAACGGGTTCCGGGGTTGGTACTTATGCTACTCAGTGTCTCCGAGACATCTACCCCAAGTCCTTTATCCTCAACCACCTGACCTGGCCGTACAGGACTGGGGAG GTGATTGTCCAGAACTACAACTCTGTGCTGACGCTGGCTCATCTCTACCAGCTGTCAGACGCTATCCTGGTGCATGAGAACGACACAGTGCACAGGATCTGCAGTCAGCTGCTCAACATCAAACACATCTCCTTCGGTGATGTCAACGGGGTGATCGCTCACCAGCTGGGCAGCATCCTGCAGCCCGCGCTCACTGCCGACTCCCACGGAGTCTACAGCAGAAATCCTCTGG GTGACTTGGTGAGCGGCCTCACGTGCCACCCAGAGTACAAGCTGCTTAGTGTGTGCACGATCCCTCAGATGCCTAGTTCCTCCATGGCCTACAGCACCTTCAGCTGGCCAAGCCTGCTCAAACACCTACGACAGATGCTCATCTCCAACACCAAGATGGAGGAGG GTATAGACTGGCAGGTGTGCCCACCGGCCGGCTCTGAGCGGGCCAGGAGTTTCACAGGACCCAGCTTTAACACCTCTCTGGCCAATCTGCTCATACTGAGAGGGAAAGAGGTCTACAGCgcagagacag ATGGCTTTGAGGACCCTGCCCTGCACACCTCCTGGCTCTCATCAGAAGAAGCTTTCAACTTGTGGAAATCCCCAGTGCCTTTTAATAAGTATGAAAAATGTGCTACGCTTGTCAGTAACAGTCAGGCTCTGCTCAGACCTCTGGATAACATGGTGGGAAAAGCCTGGAATATGTTTGCTTCTAG ggCCTACATCCATCAGTATGTTAAATTTGGGATCTCAGAGGAGGACTTTCTAGACAGCTTTACATCTCTTGAGCAAGTCATCTCCAGCTACAGTCAACTGAGCTAG
- the vmp1 gene encoding vacuole membrane protein 1 isoform X1 yields MAANGASCEQPQKRAGAKDKQNGKSTDSSVRERRQKDKEDRLSLVVWRRPVTTLHYFLLETLIKLNEWTFKLWQRRGTVFLVLVLCSLFSIAYSTEGAHQHYVNYLEKRFLWCAYWVGLGILSSVGLGTGLHTFLLYLGPHIASVTLAAYECSSIDFPEPPYPDQIVCPQGGGVEGSISLFSIMSKVRLEACMWGAGTAIGELPPYFMARAARQSGADPEDEDYEEFEEMLEQAEGAQDFVTRAKLGVQHMVQKVGFFGILACASIPNPLFDLAGITCGHFLVPFWTFFGATLIGKAIIKMHIQKLFVIITFSKHIVEQMVSLIGSVPKVGPSLQKPFSQYLEAQRNKLHHAGGSAPADENWLSWVFEKVVLVMVCYFVTSIVNSMAQSYAKRLQQQRHLEEKTK; encoded by the exons ATGGCAGCCAATGGAGCAAGCTGTGAACAGCCACAGAAACGTGCAGGAGCCAAAGACAAACAGAATGGCAAGTCGACAG ACTCTTCAGTAAGAGAGAGGCGACAAAAAGATAAGGAGGATCGCTTGTCTCTGGTGGTATGGAGGAGGCCAGTCACCACACTACATTATTTCCTCCTGGAGACCCTTATCAAGCTAAACGAGTGGACTTTTAA GCTTTGGCAACGACGAGGCACAGTGTTCTTAGTTTTGGTGTTATGTTCTTTGTTCTCCATCGCCTACTCCACTGAGGGAGCACACCAACAT TATGTTAATTACCTGGAGAAGAGGTTCCTATGGTGTGCCTACTGGGTAGGCCTTGGCATCCTGTCCTCAGTAGGCCTTGGGACTGGCTTGCACACTTTTCTCCTCTATCTG GGTCCTCACATAGCATCAGTAACCCTGGCAGCATACGAGTGCAGCTCCATAGACTTCCCAGAGCCTCCCTATCCAGACCAGATTGTCTGTCCCCAAGGTGGAGGGGTGGAGGGAAGCATCTCCCTCTTCTCAATCATGTCAAAGGTCCGCCTGGAGGCCTGCATGTGG GGGGCAGGCACTGCCATCGGAGAGCTGCCTCCATATTTCATGGCCAGAGCCGCTCGTCAGTCAGGAGCTGATCCGGAGGATGAAGACTACGAGGAGTTTGAGGAGATGCTGGAGCAGGCCGAGGGCGCACAG GATTTTGTTACAAGAGCAAAACTGGGAGTTCAGCATATGGTGCAGAAAGTGGGATTTTTTGGGATCTTGGCTTGTGCCTCT ATCCCTAATCCTCTCTTCGACCTGGCTGGAATAACTTGCGGCCATTTCCTGGTTCCCTTTTGGACCTTCTTTGGAGCAACTCTAATTGGGAAAGCCATCATCAAGATGCATATACAG aaactatttgttaTCATTACCTTCAGCAAGCACATAGTGGAGCAAATGGTGTCACTCATtgg GTCTGTGCCCAAAGTGGGACCCTCACTCCAGAAGCCCTTCAGTCAGTACCTGGAAGCACAGAGGAACAAGCTGCATCATGCTGGAGGAAGTGCACCAGCG GATGAGAACTGGCTGTCGTGGGTGTTTGAGAAGGTGGTGCTGGTCATGGTCTGCTACTTTGTAACTTCCATCGTCAACTCCATGGCTCAGAGCTATGCCAAGcgcctgcagcagcagaggcaCTTGGAGGAGAAAACCAAGTGA
- the vmp1 gene encoding vacuole membrane protein 1 isoform X2 has translation MAANGASCEQPQKRAGAKDKQNDSSVRERRQKDKEDRLSLVVWRRPVTTLHYFLLETLIKLNEWTFKLWQRRGTVFLVLVLCSLFSIAYSTEGAHQHYVNYLEKRFLWCAYWVGLGILSSVGLGTGLHTFLLYLGPHIASVTLAAYECSSIDFPEPPYPDQIVCPQGGGVEGSISLFSIMSKVRLEACMWGAGTAIGELPPYFMARAARQSGADPEDEDYEEFEEMLEQAEGAQDFVTRAKLGVQHMVQKVGFFGILACASIPNPLFDLAGITCGHFLVPFWTFFGATLIGKAIIKMHIQKLFVIITFSKHIVEQMVSLIGSVPKVGPSLQKPFSQYLEAQRNKLHHAGGSAPADENWLSWVFEKVVLVMVCYFVTSIVNSMAQSYAKRLQQQRHLEEKTK, from the exons ATGGCAGCCAATGGAGCAAGCTGTGAACAGCCACAGAAACGTGCAGGAGCCAAAGACAAACAGAATG ACTCTTCAGTAAGAGAGAGGCGACAAAAAGATAAGGAGGATCGCTTGTCTCTGGTGGTATGGAGGAGGCCAGTCACCACACTACATTATTTCCTCCTGGAGACCCTTATCAAGCTAAACGAGTGGACTTTTAA GCTTTGGCAACGACGAGGCACAGTGTTCTTAGTTTTGGTGTTATGTTCTTTGTTCTCCATCGCCTACTCCACTGAGGGAGCACACCAACAT TATGTTAATTACCTGGAGAAGAGGTTCCTATGGTGTGCCTACTGGGTAGGCCTTGGCATCCTGTCCTCAGTAGGCCTTGGGACTGGCTTGCACACTTTTCTCCTCTATCTG GGTCCTCACATAGCATCAGTAACCCTGGCAGCATACGAGTGCAGCTCCATAGACTTCCCAGAGCCTCCCTATCCAGACCAGATTGTCTGTCCCCAAGGTGGAGGGGTGGAGGGAAGCATCTCCCTCTTCTCAATCATGTCAAAGGTCCGCCTGGAGGCCTGCATGTGG GGGGCAGGCACTGCCATCGGAGAGCTGCCTCCATATTTCATGGCCAGAGCCGCTCGTCAGTCAGGAGCTGATCCGGAGGATGAAGACTACGAGGAGTTTGAGGAGATGCTGGAGCAGGCCGAGGGCGCACAG GATTTTGTTACAAGAGCAAAACTGGGAGTTCAGCATATGGTGCAGAAAGTGGGATTTTTTGGGATCTTGGCTTGTGCCTCT ATCCCTAATCCTCTCTTCGACCTGGCTGGAATAACTTGCGGCCATTTCCTGGTTCCCTTTTGGACCTTCTTTGGAGCAACTCTAATTGGGAAAGCCATCATCAAGATGCATATACAG aaactatttgttaTCATTACCTTCAGCAAGCACATAGTGGAGCAAATGGTGTCACTCATtgg GTCTGTGCCCAAAGTGGGACCCTCACTCCAGAAGCCCTTCAGTCAGTACCTGGAAGCACAGAGGAACAAGCTGCATCATGCTGGAGGAAGTGCACCAGCG GATGAGAACTGGCTGTCGTGGGTGTTTGAGAAGGTGGTGCTGGTCATGGTCTGCTACTTTGTAACTTCCATCGTCAACTCCATGGCTCAGAGCTATGCCAAGcgcctgcagcagcagaggcaCTTGGAGGAGAAAACCAAGTGA